The DNA sequence AGTGACCAACACAAGCACATTGGCTGACTTACGACAAATGGTGGTTGTAGAATGGGATGCCATCCTACAGCAGTGTGTGACCAGGCtggtgaccagcatgaggaggaggtgccaGGCTGTTCTGGCTGTGTATAGTTCTTCCACACGCTAACGAGGCTCCTGTTTGTTAAATGAATTAATTGTTAAATTGCAAATATGTCTTGTGTCTTCAGACTTCATTCATCCAATCCACTAAACAACACCAAACCAAAGAGTCAACAGCAGAATGagctgtttggcattggcagagaagatttttcaagtttttcaagggcgcaacccacatactaagctctgctgctcatcccactattgcatgttccttacaaatgtggcaccatttaaaattgaaatacacaggctttccaacggtatacagtgggtacggaaagtattcagaccccgttacatttttcactctgtttcattgcagccatttgctaaaatcaaaaaagttcattttatttctcattaatgtacactcagcaccccatcttaacagaaaaaaaacagaaatgtagaaatttttgcaaatttttaaaaaaagaaaaactgaaatatcacatggtcataagtattcagaccctttgctcagtattgagtagaagcatccttttgagctagtacagccatgagtcttcttgggaatgatgcaacatgtttttcacacctggatttggggatcctctgccattcttccttgcagatcctctccagttctgtcaggttggatgatgaacgttggtggacagccattttcaggtctctccagagatgttcaattgggtttaggtcagggctctggctgggccagtcaagaatggtcacagagttgttccgaagccactcctttgttattttagctgtgtgcttagggtcattgtcttgttggaaggtgaaccttcggcccagtctgaggtcctgagcactctggaagaggttttctcccaggatatctctgtacttggccgcattcatctttccttcaattgcaaccagtcgtcctgtccctgcagctgaaaaacacccccatagcatgatgctgccaccaccatgtgtcactgttgggattgtattgggcaggtgatgagcagttcctggttttctccacacataccgcttagaattaaagccaaaaagttcaatcttggtctcatcagaccagagaatcttctttctcatagtctgggagtccttcatgtgttttttggcaaactctatgcaggctttcatatgtcttgcactgaggagaggcttccgtcgggccactctgtcataaagccccgactggtggagggctgcagtgatagttgactttctGGAAcattctcccatctccctactgcatctctggagctcagccacagtgatctttgggttcttctttacctctctcaccaaggctcttctcccacgattgctcagtttggctggacggccaggtctaggaagagttctggtcgtcccaaacttcttccatttaaggattatggaggccactgtgctcttaggaaccttgagtgctgcagaaattcttttgtaaccttggccagatctgtgccttgccacaattctgtctctgcgctccttgggcagttccttcgacctcatgattctcatttgctctgacacgcactgtgagctgtaaggtcttatatagacaggtgtgtgcctttcctaatcaagtccaatcagtttaattaaacacagctggactccaatgaaggagcagaaccatctcaaggaggatcagaagaaatggacagcatgtgagttaaatatgagtgtcacagcaaagggtctgaatacttatgaccatgtgatatttcagtttttcttttttaataaatttgcaaaaatttctacatttctgttttttttctgtcaagatggggtgctgagtgtacattaatgagaaataaaatgaacttttttgattttagcaaatggctgcaatgaaacaaagagtgaaaaatgtaaaggggtctgaatactttccgtacccactgtaagatttattgccaagaagcattgttacaaaaaagaaatattctACCAAACACAATTTTCCTTATCTTTTGTGCGATGTaagtttatgtattttctttagTAATCTTGCTCACAGGTGAGCTCTTTCAGCTACCATCACTGGGTGAAGGCAGCATTTGGCtgaacacaggagagagagagagcaaaccCACAGCACAACAACCAGGAACAGTGAGCATGTGAGTATACAGTATTTCCTATATCTTAACATGCTAATTATTTTTGGCCAATCAAACGCAGCCTGGTCTATGAAGAGGGGAGAAACTGCCAGTGCTCTTTCATTCAGAACGACAATTTAAACACGATGACATCTCCAACTGTTGTTGTCTACCTGACATGTTTGGTCCTGGGGGAAATTGGTGAGTTGTTTTTATTGCTCAAATGTCTTTTACTTCCATATAATTTATGAGGTTTTCTATGTAAAATTCCATGCATTTTTAACAAATGGTAACTTTGtctgtcatttcatttcagcatGGACAGTTTCTCTAAAATTGTCTCCATCAGTTCGTCATGAGAGACGAGAAGCTGGGGAGAGCTTGACTTTAACATGTGACTTCAAAGATGATTATTCTTCCACCTCAAACGTTTATTGGTACAAGCAAACAATCGGAGAGAAATTAAGGCTTGTCTCTGAATTCTACAACTATGTAGGAGCTATTCGTTCCCATGGTGAATTTAAAGACAATCCCCGCTTCACACTGGACGCTCAAAATGGTCAATATCACCTAACCATCTCAGATTTGAATATGTCAGACTCAGCTACTTACCACTGCATAAGCTGTTTTTCCTGCGCATTAAAAATTCTGGAAACTGTGATTGTCAGTGTAAAAGGTCCAGGAGTGAACATCCCAGCTGTGGTCCATCAGACTGCATCAGAGACCATCGAGCCAGGAGGCTCTGTGACTCTGAACTGTACAGTCCACCCTGGGACCTGTGATGGAGAACACAATGTTTACTGGTTCAGAAACTCTCACCCAGGATTCATTTACACCCATGGAGGCAAGAATGATCAGTGTGTGAGGAAAGCtaactcacaaacaaacacctgtaTCTACAACTTGCCAATGAAAAACCTACATGTTTCTAATATTGGGACGTACTACTGCGCTGTCGCTTCATGCGGACACATTCTGTTTGGAAACGGGACCAAGCTGGACTCTGGAGGTAAGTTACTCTTTATCACAAGTCGTCTGATTTGAAAAATGTGGTGACATGTTGATTTTATTCATCAGGGGATAGTGTTCAATGACATGAACatttatacaaagaaaaatgaaaataaagcttCACTAGATTTAGCAAGtcgctaatttccatctgtagtcccacAAAAATGTGACGCAAGACAAACTGTTCAATAAAACCAGACCCAACAAAGGACAGTtattaaaaaatcacaaagtatatagaaaatgttcaattgAACAGTGACCATGATgcttaaacatgt is a window from the Labrus mixtus chromosome 23, fLabMix1.1, whole genome shotgun sequence genome containing:
- the LOC132958785 gene encoding uncharacterized protein LOC132958785, with amino-acid sequence MTSPTVVVYLTCLVLGEIAWTVSLKLSPSVRHERREAGESLTLTCDFKDDYSSTSNVYWYKQTIGEKLRLVSEFYNYVGAIRSHGEFKDNPRFTLDAQNGQYHLTISDLNMSDSATYHCISCFSCALKILETVIVSVKGPGVNIPAVVHQTASETIEPGGSVTLNCTVHPGTCDGEHNVYWFRNSHPGFIYTHGGKNDQCVRKANSQTNTCIYNLPMKNLHVSNIGTYYCAVASCGHILFGNGTKLDSGDGLNSPALVYFLSGALIFATILIVVMAFLLYKMNKRNRLLSQEAQARFSAPAIRNHEGHREADNLFYATLNVNMPNTSRRQRNTTKDKCVYSSVKQ